The nucleotide sequence GGCGGCTGAGGGGCATGGTCGCCAGATGATGAGGAAAACTGCTCGCATTGTCGGCGCCTTCGCCGCAGTCGCTCTACCCACTTCCGCGCTGCCCCAAGTGCCGCCGGACATCGCCGCCAAGACGCGCGAGATTGGTGCCATGATGGACCCGGCGAAAGGCTACAGCCCGTGGGAGGGCCGGTTCGACTCTTCATATTGGGACAACATGACGATCACTCGGGCGATCGCCTATGGCGAGGACCCTGCGCAGAAGCTCGACGTGTACTTGCCCGATGGCGCGGCTGAGAGCGATGCCGAGCGCCCCGTCCTGCTATTCGTCCACGGCGGCGGCTTTCGTGGCGGGCGGCGCGAGGGCATGCCCTACCCTGACAACATTCCCGGCTGGGCGGTGCACCAGGGGATGATCGGGGTCAGCATCGATTATCGCCTCGCGCCGGAGAACCCATGGCCGGCAGGCGCCGAGGACCTGAAATCAGCCATCGCCTGGGTCCGCGCGCACGCCGCGGAATATGGCGGCGATCCAGACCGCATTGTCCTGTTCGGCCATTCCGCCGGAGCAAACCACGTCGCCGACTACGTTGCGCACAACGAACTGCACGGATCGGAGCTTGCGGGCGTAAAGGGTGCGGTTCTGCTTTCGCCGTTCTATGCGGCCGAGGCCGATCCGGGGCAGCCGCATCTTTATTACGGTACCGATGCCGCGCTGCAGACCGCAGTGCCGCAGGTCGAGCGACTGCGCATGAGTCATGTGCCGCTGTTCATGGGCATCGCCCAGTACGACATCGAGCCGATGCGTTCGTTCGGTCTCAACGCCCGCGACTGGCTGTGCGAACAGCCCGAGCGTTGCCCCGGTTTCGTCGACCTGCCCGACCACAACCATTTCACCGAAGGCTTGTCGCTGGGCACCGCGGACAAGACTCTGTCCACGGCGCTGGTCGCCTGGCTGAAGTTGAACGGGGTGCTCTAAGGGGCGGAACTCACCGCGGCTTGCCGGCCCCGGTACCGGCGCGGCCATAGCCCTCGCCGAGTTTTGCGTGCCCGCCGGTCGAGCCGAAACCGCCCGCGCCGCGCGCGGTCTCGTCCAGCTCGTCGACCTCCTGCCACACCCCGCGCGTAACGGGGGCGAGCACGAGCTGGGCGACGCGGTCGCCGCGGGCAATAGCAAAGGCTTCGCTGCCGTGGTTGATCAGGATCACCTTGAGCTCGCCGCGATAATCCGAATCGATCGTGCCCGGCGTGTTGGGGACGGCGATGCCGTGCTTGAGCGCGAGGCCGGAGCGCGGACGGACCTGGATTTCGTGTCCGGGCGGGATCGCCACGGCGAGACCGGTCGCGACCGCGTGGCGCGCGCCCGGCTGGATGATCACGTCCTCGGCCGCAAGCACGTCCATTCCGGCAGCGCCGCTCGTCGCGTAAGCCGGCAATGCCAGCCCGACGCCGTGCGGCAGGCGTTTGATCTTGACCGCGACCTCAGGCATCGAGCGCTGCGGCAATCTTCTCGGCCAGCTTGAGCGCCACGTCCTTCTTGCTCATCGGCTCCCACGCCTCCTCACCCCTCTCGGTGACGATCGTAACCCTGTTGTCGTCACCGCCCATCACGCTCTTGCCCACCGGGCCGGACACGTCGTTGGCGACGATCCAGTCCGCGCCCTTGTTCTTGCGCTTCTTCCTGGCGTTGGCGATCACGTCGTCGGTCTCGGCGGCGAAACCGACCAGCAGCTTGGGGCGCTTCTTGTCGGCCGCGAGGTTGACGAGGATGTCGGGGTTTTCCTGCAGCAGCAGCGCCGGAGGCGCATCGCCGCGCTTCTTGATCTTGTGCGCCGAATATTCGCGCGTGCGCCAGTCCGAGACCGCG is from Croceibacterium aestuarii and encodes:
- a CDS encoding alpha/beta hydrolase, whose translation is MRKTARIVGAFAAVALPTSALPQVPPDIAAKTREIGAMMDPAKGYSPWEGRFDSSYWDNMTITRAIAYGEDPAQKLDVYLPDGAAESDAERPVLLFVHGGGFRGGRREGMPYPDNIPGWAVHQGMIGVSIDYRLAPENPWPAGAEDLKSAIAWVRAHAAEYGGDPDRIVLFGHSAGANHVADYVAHNELHGSELAGVKGAVLLSPFYAAEADPGQPHLYYGTDAALQTAVPQVERLRMSHVPLFMGIAQYDIEPMRSFGLNARDWLCEQPERCPGFVDLPDHNHFTEGLSLGTADKTLSTALVAWLKLNGVL
- the dut gene encoding dUTP diphosphatase, encoding MPEVAVKIKRLPHGVGLALPAYATSGAAGMDVLAAEDVIIQPGARHAVATGLAVAIPPGHEIQVRPRSGLALKHGIAVPNTPGTIDSDYRGELKVILINHGSEAFAIARGDRVAQLVLAPVTRGVWQEVDELDETARGAGGFGSTGGHAKLGEGYGRAGTGAGKPR